The following is a genomic window from Niabella soli DSM 19437.
CTTGCTTAAGTTCAGTTGGTTTTCATGAATATAATCGTAGAATTTTTTTGCCAGCAGCGGCGGTTCGCCTTCCCCCTGGGTGCTGATGACCACAAAAAAATATTCCTCCTTGGGAAGATCTGCAATGCGGTACTGATCCAGCCCGGTTAGTTTTACTGTAATACCTTTTTTCTTGGCGATGCCTGCTAATTGTGTGGCCAGTTTTTTTGCATTGCCGGTTTCGGTTCCATATACCAGGGTTATTTTTTTGGATACTGTTGGCACGGCGGTTGCAGCTTCCTGTCCGCCGGCAGTGCCCTGGGCCAACCCGGCAAAAAAGCCGCTTGCCCAAAGCAATTCATCTCTTGAAAGCGTTGGGGCCAGCGTTTTGATGGCGCCCAATTTTGCATCAGATAGCATGTTTTAAATTATTTTGTTGATGTATAGCGATCATTTCTTCTTTTACCGGCTTAAAGTAGTTTTGATTGGTGCTGCTGTTCTGCAACCATTTGAACTGTTCGTGCAGCGCTACTACTTTCCCGATCACTACGAGGCTGGGGGACGCAAGATCCGTCCCCTGTAATTGTTGTTTATAGTCGTATAAACTGCAGGTATGCACCCGCTGAAAACAGGTTGTGGCTTGCTCAATGACAGCCAACTGTTTTTCAGCAGCTATATTGTTTTGCACCAGTTTTTCAACTACCTGGTCCAGGGTGCCCGATGACATGTAGAATACCAGTGTATCGTCTGTTGCCGCCAATTCTTTCCAATGGGTATCCGTTACAGTATCAGCTTTATAATAGGTCATAAAGCGGACGGCAGTTGCATAACCTCTTGCGGTAAGGGGCATGCCGGAATAAGCGGCGGCGCCCAATGCGGCGGTCACGCCCGGTATAATTTCGTAGGAAATATTATGTTCGGTCAGTATTTGCAGCTCGTCTAAAATATTGGAGAATATGGAAGCGTCGCCGCCTTTTATGCGTACCACAAATTTCCCTTGTAAGGCATGTTCCACCAGCAGCGCAT
Proteins encoded in this region:
- the cobA gene encoding uroporphyrinogen-III C-methyltransferase, translating into MLLQQLQRNTKKPSAGTGKVVLAGAGPGDPDLITVKAAEALRKADVVLADRLVSDVILHRYVAPEAEIIRVGKECSKKRSTPQSSINALLVEHALQGKFVVRIKGGDASIFSNILDELQILTEHNISYEIIPGVTAALGAAAYSGMPLTARGYATAVRFMTYYKADTVTDTHWKELAATDDTLVFYMSSGTLDQVVEKLVQNNIAAEKQLAVIEQATTCFQRVHTCSLYDYKQQLQGTDLASPSLVVIGKVVALHEQFKWLQNSSTNQNYFKPVKEEMIAIHQQNNLKHAI